A stretch of DNA from Rothia mucilaginosa:
CGGGGCCGTCATAGGTTCCTCTCGGGTCTCTCTCGGGGTGTTTATCGCCGGTGCTTATCGGTGCTGTTTATCGGCGGGTTGCGTACATGCGGGCACGGTGCAGAGCACGCGCAAAATGCTGCGCACGCTGAACCGACTCCGGGCCGTCAGCAGTCGCAGAAACACGCACCGCAATGTCCTCGCGGCGCGCATCGCCGGTGAAGCCGTGGTCGGCATTGCACTGCGGATCCTGGCAACCGGCAGGAGCCAACTCCATGTGCAGCGAACCGGTCCACGCAATCTGGAAGGAAATCTCAGTCGGGGCGGTGCTACCGGCGTTGTACGCCTGCGGCTGGCTGAAACCGTAGCTGATGGTGACCGCGTTCAGGGCGCTCAGGTGCACCGCCTCCACGCTCACATGCGCCACGGTACCCTGCGCGTCACCTTCAAGGTGCTGGTCGTCCAGGTGCGCAAAGATGACGTGCTCACCGCAGAGCACCATCACGGTGATGTGGCGGTGAAAATCATCGCGTGAGAAGTGGGTTTCATGCTGTACGAAGTGCGCGTCCGGGTTCATGCCCGCCAGCGCGTCATCCACCACTTCCAGCACGAGGTCGGGGTAGAAACCGGCATGCTTAATGTCTGCGACCAGTTGCTCGCGTTCGGGGGTGGTGGCGTACATCGTACCTCTTTCATGCGGTGCCTTCATGAGGCGACGTCGGTCGGCGCACACGATGAAGGCGGTTAGGTGTTACTCCCCTCTACCTTAGAGGGTTCCAGCCGGGCTATGCTACTTGACCACGCTAATACATGCGCATATGACGGCGTGCGCTCCCCCGGTACGCTTCGGTTACTGCCTGCAACTGCCTTGGCACACCCCATAGATGACGCTGACCCGCCAGCCCGTCTGACCCGCTCCCACCCGCTAAAATAGGAGGAGCGAAAACACACCGACACGAGGAGATATATGGCTCGCCGATCCAAATCCGCCGTCAGCGACTACCCGGTGGATGTGGTAGAGAATATCGTCGACATCGACGTATCCGCCGAGATGGAATCCAGCTTCCTGGAATACTCCTACTCGGTGATTTATTCGCGCGCCCTCCCCGACGCCCGCGACGGCCTCAAGCCCGTACAGCGCCGCATCCTCTACATGATGCAGCAGATGGGTCTGCGCCCCGACAAGGGCCACGTCAAGAGCGCCCGCGTGACC
This window harbors:
- a CDS encoding DUF5998 family protein, coding for MYATTPEREQLVADIKHAGFYPDLVLEVVDDALAGMNPDAHFVQHETHFSRDDFHRHITVMVLCGEHVIFAHLDDQHLEGDAQGTVAHVSVEAVHLSALNAVTISYGFSQPQAYNAGSTAPTEISFQIAWTGSLHMELAPAGCQDPQCNADHGFTGDARREDIAVRVSATADGPESVQRAQHFARALHRARMYATRR